aaatagctgactctgcttacctaccgctaatcatacgctgcatcaccggctaggatataattcactcaatttagtaatcgcaccagaagcaagagaaatcctcacgtaaaaaatgagataaggatgtacctaatagcttcaaattacgtgcataaaaattttcgttaaaacgaaaaattccagctttcaactatcgttatcctgtaactcgcaagcttttttgtaatagcctaatttatttctgggcaGAAAaaaccttctgtatctctgacttcttgaaacttacaggaaggaaaagagttcaaatttggtaagatttctagactttctgaaggtgatataaagacaaactcactccctttctttattagaacaccatacaaaatgcCATATACatctatctaacactattattctttgacttattcggtaatttcgacagctcataccactgttctttgcatattttcttgtaactccgcagttttctgcgtctctgtgacaagaagaacatctaagacggttgtctgcatcttcatgaacgactggagcgtgacctcttcgaggtatgctagcgtatccgccggcatatccactgggcacgttatgtctgaggcattcgcggagaatccgccgagaccctctttaccgttccccagtGACGTTGACAAGGTTCGAGCCGTacccagctgagagctcagctggatacggttcaaggaagagatgctggggctcGCACATCCAGTGAAGGCGGGCCATCTAGTTATCTAAGTACTTCAGATTTACTGTGGGTTCTTTCAGATTTCATATCCTTGTAATTTTTCGTCAATAGATTATTATTGAACAGTTCAATGAAGTTCCGTCAGCTGGTTCATCCGTGTAGCTAATACGTCACCCCATTTCGCTGGCGGTCGAGGGCTCTTAGCATCTTTTGGGATCCActttagcgttcttttagtccatctgtcgtcgattcttctcataatatgaccggcccatctaccctttgctttcgatatatattccgctaaGTCGCGGAGCGCTCtcaagtcggagctgcgaaggccggctaggtgttgtgtgcgccggttaaacttcagaagacttCTCTCATGgactctgtgggtagtaagtagcttcatAGATgagcagcggtgtctgcccacgtctccgctgcgtagcAGAGCGCTGGAGGAACTGTCAAGTCAGACAGATTGAGCACGGAGATGTAGGTCCGTCATtcggtccgtagcttccctggagggtgcgaatgctgaccgcactgctctcatccttctattcagttcttccttcgaGTCGCTATGCATATTCATAGTCCGAGTTGTACGTACGACAAAGCTTCCACGACTTGGGacccttcaagttgtactcctccgtcctcgcagtaggcgttcttcatgaactgtgtcttctttctgtttgttcgctatcctattctcttccctgcttcgttcaattcgttgagcatcgtttgtgcttcattggtactttTCGAAAAGAGAACTATGTCGTCCGCAGAACGAAGGTTGCAGAAGAATCTTTCATCAACACGTATGTCCCTTTCGTCCctagaaagtgatttcattgtcCACTGCATTGCaaccgtgaacagcttcggcgatatggtatcgccttgtcgtaccctcTTTCCAATGGTGAAGGGGAGATGGgaaagctgtatcttagtggtgcatcgatcgtaccaattggctaatgtcccgCGTTGTCCACaacttgatcgaccagcgctgacagtattgcatccATTTCTACGCTGTTGAAGACTCTCTCACAGCCGACGAAAATTAGAACGAGGatcaggcggtattcccggcaagcCTCCTCGACATGGtatggatgtggtccaagcagctgaactcCTGACAGaatccagcttttttttttgggtgacACATGTTTCGGTCTTTAAAAgccttactttttttaatgaggtattttttcttttcaaattttctttaagaacTAACAGAATAAGGTCAGTTGGTCAGTTACTTGGATGCACCTCATGCTAAACTGTGTAGGTTTACTCCAAACCGCTATCAGTGCGTTAGGGGGATTCCACGAGGTGATTTTGGTCATTGTAATAGTTTTTGTTCTGTACAGCACTTTTATGTTCTAAAGTAAAGGTAGATTAGTAGAGGCTGAAAGTTGCTGAGGTCCAAATTTGAACTAGACGAATCATCTAAGTACTTCACCGTATTGAGACTATGTTAGTCCGTAATTGACTTACATTTTATTCGAATTCTTCTTACTTACATTTGGCATgcgcttttaaaggcatcaccccacgactctgaggtggtacggatttcaggtggagtattcgtatacgggatcgtagattaaaaagagggagtgattccgtcaatttcttgctaattgccgtaagaaacggcccggaagatacggcttcgagcgttctggcgcgctattttctacaacgagttcgattggagcgcgccagccttctgcacgcgtcgcatcttccgggccgttttttttacgccaattagcaagaatcTAATCTACGATaaacaatctacgatcccgtatacgaatactccatctgaaatccgtaccacatcagattcgtggggtgatgcttttaacccAATGAAGTATGCTCCGTATAGAGCAAAGAAAGTTAGAGCAGTTATGTACCCTTCACTCTACTGTTAGGTTTTCAGGGAACTGAGTTATTTAAGAAGAAGCTTGCTTTCGAAGGTGGTGATAGAAACAGTGAATTTCTGcagcttaaaaatttttagtCCGGTATTTCGGCAAATACTTGTAGCAAATTCCAACCTCTTTTACGCTATATTGTAATTAATCCAAGAAGTTTGGTCTGGATTTTGAAATATCCGAAGTCGTAATGTATGTGCAAGTGCTGCTCGTGATGACTCATTTCTTTGGGAACTCCGCTGGGAACCATATATAGTAtcatatataacatatatgaTGTATGTAAGtgctctttctctttctagtTCGTAGTTGAAGTTGCTCATTTGTCCCGgtgttgtttattcattttca
This window of the Necator americanus strain Aroian chromosome III, whole genome shotgun sequence genome carries:
- a CDS encoding hypothetical protein (NECATOR_CHRIII.G11076.T1); the protein is MKLLTTHRVHERSLLKFNRRTQHLAGLRSSDLRALRDLAEYISKAKGRWAGHIMRRIDDRWTKRTLKWIPKDAKSPRPPAKWGDVLATRMNQLTELH
- a CDS encoding hypothetical protein (NECATOR_CHRIII.G11075.T1), with amino-acid sequence MCEPQHLFLEPYPAELSAGHNVPSGYAGGYASIPRRGHAPVVHEDADNRLRCSSCHRDAENCGVTRKYAKNSGHAPSLIVLTRHDRGMLEIPPGPSLHPTSLTKLENILDENSGKEMSGRDARPVKAGHLII